A stretch of DNA from Planococcus antarcticus DSM 14505:
ACCTGGAATCAGTGGTTCGTTTATTCTGCTGTTATTGGGCGTCTACTCGACAGCCATCAATGCCTTATCCACGCTGAACATTCCGGTTGCCTTGGCTATCGGTGCCGGCGTCATCGTTGGATTTATTGTCAGCAGTAAGGCAATCCAATACTTACTGGAGCACTTTACTTACGTTACTTACGCGGCAATTATCGGTCTGATTATAGGGTCTTTGTTTGTGGTATTCCCTGGCTTCTCGGCTGATTCAGACACGCTCATCACCAGCCTCGTGACGTTTGCGCTTGGCCTGGCATTTACTTTGCTTTTCAGTTCACCTAAAAAGACCGCTATTACAGAAGAGTTTAATTGAAGAAAAGAGGGACCATCATAAATGATGGTCCCTCTTTTTGAGTTAATGGCGCTTGCGCTTTCGGTGTCTAGCTCCAGCGCCCAGATTCTAGGCTCATAAGTCACTCTGACTGTGCGACAAAGAACGCCGCTTCGTCAGTGCGTCTTATGCCCGTCGAATCTACACGGGCGCTTGCGCTTTTCTTGTTGTCTAGCTTCAGCGCCCAGTCCCTCGAGTCGCTTCAGCCTTGCCACCAATGGCTGAAGACCGCCATTACTGTCAAGGCTTCCAGCGCTTGTCGGGACTACACGGGCGCTTGCGCTTTTCGGGTACAAAGGCTTTTTGTTTTGTGGATGATGCGTTTGCCATTAAACTATAAGGTAAGAGGTGATGTGTGTGCGAAAACTTTTTTGGTTGATGGTTCTGTTGCTGGCCGTTTTTTTTGCGCGCCCGATTTGGGAAGAACCAGTTGGTGAATATGTCGATTTAAGTTTCTTGGATTCTGTCGATCGCACAATTGAAAATGTCACTGAAGATCCGGAAGTGTCCCGGGCGATGGATGGAGCCCGAAACTTCACTTCGCGTGTGGGGACTGAACTGCGGTCTATGATCGCTTCCAGCTCGCTTGAAATGCCGGAAGCTGTGGCGAAACCGGAACTAGCGGAAACGGATTCCTTGGTTGCCGTTCACAATGTGACGCTTGGCATGGACAAAGATGAAGCCCAGGAAAAAGTCGGGATGCCGCTCCGCTTGATGCGTAATGAGTACGGCACTGACTGGCATAGCTATCATCAGGATTATCAGAACTATGTGTTGTTGTCCTATGATAAGGATGAAAAAGTGAACGGAATGTTCACCAATCAGGATTTGATTTCTTCTACGGAAGGCATCACGATGGACTCCACTAAATCTGAAGTCCGTTCGTTGCTTGGCGTCCCGCTGAAAAGCCTTCAAAAAGGTAATGTTCAATATATACTTGATACCCGTGAAGAATACGATGTCTTTAAAATCGATAATACCTACACGACGATTTTTTATGATATTCACGAAGGAGATAGCGTGACCGCCGTGCAGGTGATCCACGAGGATTTGGAGAAGGCACGGCCCGAAATATACGCAGAGGCGAACGAAGAATTGAAGGAAGGCTATGAATACCTGCTTTTCGAATTGACCAATTCGGCACGTATTCAGCGCAACTTGCCGCTGTTGAAATGGGATGAACAGACCCAGCTGACAGCTCGCAAGCATAGTAAAGACATGGCGGACAATGAATATTTCAGTCACACTAATCTGGAGGGTCAATCACCGTTTGATCGTATGAATGAAGACGGTATCTCATTTTATGTGGCTGGTGAAAATTTGGCATATGGTCAGTATAGCAGTATTTTCGCGCATGAAGGCTTAATGAATTCTATGGGGCACCGTGAAAATATTGTCAAACCAGAGTTTGGATATTTAGGAATAGGCACAGCGTTCAATGAAGAGAATCAGCCGTATTACACGGCTAACTTCTTTAACCGATAAACAAAAGGCAGACTGTCATTTTCATGACAGTCTGCCTTTTAGATTAATTTAATAA
This window harbors:
- a CDS encoding CAP domain-containing protein gives rise to the protein MCVRKLFWLMVLLLAVFFARPIWEEPVGEYVDLSFLDSVDRTIENVTEDPEVSRAMDGARNFTSRVGTELRSMIASSSLEMPEAVAKPELAETDSLVAVHNVTLGMDKDEAQEKVGMPLRLMRNEYGTDWHSYHQDYQNYVLLSYDKDEKVNGMFTNQDLISSTEGITMDSTKSEVRSLLGVPLKSLQKGNVQYILDTREEYDVFKIDNTYTTIFYDIHEGDSVTAVQVIHEDLEKARPEIYAEANEELKEGYEYLLFELTNSARIQRNLPLLKWDEQTQLTARKHSKDMADNEYFSHTNLEGQSPFDRMNEDGISFYVAGENLAYGQYSSIFAHEGLMNSMGHRENIVKPEFGYLGIGTAFNEENQPYYTANFFNR